The following proteins are co-located in the Malus sylvestris chromosome 13, drMalSylv7.2, whole genome shotgun sequence genome:
- the LOC126597680 gene encoding uncharacterized protein LOC126597680: MRLGTWNIGGLTGKSMEVVEVMVRRRINIMCLQEIKWVGLKAKDLENSGFKLWYSGRNRTRNGVGIIMDKTLTQDVVDVKRVGDRIMAIKIVIGQELINVISAYAPQVGLDTSSKEKSWEDLGDLVQGIAQTEKLFIGGDLNGHVGKETGNYGGFHGGHGFGERNEDGEAILDFAMAYDLFLANTFFKKREEHVITYKSGSSKTQIDFLLMRKGDHITCKDCKVIPERELG; the protein is encoded by the coding sequence atgcgtttaggaacgtggaatataggaggcctaacgggaaaatctatggaagtagtggaagttatggtgaggagaaggataaatattatgtgcctacaagaaattaagtgggttggtcttaaggcaaaggatctagaaaactcagggtttaaactctgGTATTCGGGCagaaatagaacgagaaacggtgttggcatcatcatggacaagaccttgacacaagatgttgtagatgtcaagagggtaggagatagaatcatggcaatcaagattgtaataggacaagaactcatcaatgtgattagtgcgtacgcacctcaagtagggttggatacgagttcgaaggagaaatcttgggaagaccttggagacttggtgcaaggaattgctcagacggagaagttatttataggaggagatttaaatggacacgtgggcaaggagacaggcaactatggaggttttcatggtggccatggttttggggagagaaatgaggatggggaagctatcttggattttgcaatggcatatgatctcttcttagccaacaccttttttaagaagagagaagaacatgtgatcacctacaagagtggatcgtcaaaaacacaaatagattttcttctaatgaggaaaggggatcatataacttgtaaggattgcaaagttataccggagagagagcttggctaa